The following proteins are encoded in a genomic region of Helicobacter macacae MIT 99-5501:
- a CDS encoding DNA-methyltransferase produces MQWNTIHNDDTLKILQSLPDECLDMVWGDPDYNVGIDYNGSKYTQKWEDYIDWYAKIAQESLRVLKPSGNAFFMNYPKQNAYLRVKCLDSLAYDVCEYVWVYNTNVGHSKRRLTTAHRSILHATKSKDNHFYKDNIALPYQNPTDKRIKERIARGEKGRMPYSWFYFDLVKNVSKDKTFHSCQIPAALVEMFIKSCTNEGDSVFVLFGGSGGEIMLCEKLKRKWLSCELHKPYFDMIADRLQSNGAIKNEFRLPNFTRKDFAGKDFTSPNLMQKELTLLDFKQTDEKRKDFDKSQIAHSRAL; encoded by the coding sequence ATGCAGTGGAATACAATCCATAATGATGACACGCTAAAGATTTTGCAATCCTTGCCAGATGAGTGCTTGGATATGGTTTGGGGAGACCCTGATTATAATGTGGGCATTGATTATAACGGGAGCAAATACACGCAAAAATGGGAGGATTATATAGATTGGTATGCAAAGATAGCACAAGAATCCCTGCGTGTGCTAAAGCCTAGCGGCAACGCGTTTTTTATGAATTATCCCAAGCAAAATGCCTATTTGCGCGTGAAATGCCTTGATAGCCTTGCTTATGATGTGTGCGAATATGTGTGGGTGTATAATACCAATGTAGGGCATAGTAAAAGACGGCTTACCACCGCGCACCGCTCTATCTTGCACGCGACAAAATCCAAAGACAATCATTTCTACAAAGACAATATCGCCCTACCTTATCAAAACCCAACTGATAAGCGGATAAAAGAAAGGATAGCGCGTGGGGAAAAAGGGCGAATGCCCTACTCGTGGTTTTATTTTGATTTAGTCAAAAATGTAAGCAAGGATAAGACTTTCCATTCTTGTCAGATTCCCGCCGCACTTGTAGAAATGTTTATCAAATCTTGCACAAATGAGGGAGATAGCGTGTTTGTGCTATTTGGCGGAAGTGGTGGCGAAATAATGCTATGTGAAAAGCTCAAGCGCAAATGGCTAAGCTGCGAGCTGCATAAGCCTTATTTTGATATGATTGCTGATAGATTGCAATCTAATGGAGCGATAAAAAATGAGTTTCGCTTGCCAAATTTCACGCGCAAAGATTTCGCAGGCAAGGACTTCACGAGCCCAAATTTAATGCAAAAGGAGCTCACGCTTCTAGATTTTAAACAGACAGATGAGAAGCGCAAAGATTTTGATAAATCCCAAATTGCACATTCTAGAGCGTTATAA
- a CDS encoding type II restriction enzyme yields MLRQDMRVKTNKKHLVLLDLYRHCEARNDFVFHNDLVKEISKKHKFGNPFDATKLDCSDKLPPYFKDNDIALLHLGGGNHKFIKGIDKLYHAFEPIQESLKWSYKKSLLNEYNDSESNILSVANNQRILHDFVFGEDLDFSTLSIDKRPKTYFPHRTKSTLQYFFESQEITAQNQQIEIDLTLEFNGTISIFEAKNGEPKDFNIYQIYHPFLYYHSSKLPIDKIICCYLVRKGQRLKLWAYTFSEPLCLDSIVFLKSREYVLVRS; encoded by the coding sequence ATGCTAAGGCAAGATATGCGTGTAAAGACAAACAAAAAGCATCTTGTCTTGCTTGATTTGTATCGACATTGTGAAGCGCGAAATGATTTTGTCTTTCACAACGACTTAGTCAAAGAGATTTCAAAAAAGCACAAGTTTGGCAATCCATTTGACGCGACAAAACTTGATTGTAGCGATAAATTGCCACCATATTTCAAAGATAATGATATTGCCCTCTTGCATTTAGGCGGTGGCAATCACAAATTTATCAAAGGCATAGACAAACTTTACCACGCATTTGAGCCGATACAAGAATCCCTCAAGTGGAGCTACAAAAAAAGCCTGCTAAATGAATACAACGATAGCGAAAGCAATATTTTAAGCGTAGCAAACAATCAGCGCATTTTGCACGATTTTGTATTTGGGGAGGATTTGGACTTTAGCACTCTTAGCATCGATAAACGGCCCAAAACCTACTTCCCACACCGCACAAAATCCACACTTCAATACTTTTTTGAATCCCAAGAAATCACAGCCCAAAATCAGCAAATCGAAATCGACTTGACGCTAGAATTTAACGGCACTATCAGCATTTTTGAAGCAAAAAATGGCGAGCCAAAAGATTTTAATATCTATCAAATCTATCACCCATTTTTGTATTATCATAGCTCAAAACTACCGATAGATAAGATTATTTGTTGTTATTTGGTGCGTAAAGGGCAGAGATTAAAACTTTGGGCTTATACTTTTAGTGAGCCTTTGTGTTTGGATTCTATCGTGTTTTTAAAATCTAGAGAGTATGTTTTGGTAAGGAGCTAA
- a CDS encoding YciI family protein encodes MANLFIIEVNYTASLEVIDSIVGEHRAYLAKGYEQGFLLASGPRNPKTGGIIIGRFPSLESVQEFTKNDPYNLKNAATYNIIEFSPVLHNEAINGFCGK; translated from the coding sequence ATGGCAAATCTTTTTATCATAGAAGTGAACTACACCGCTAGTTTAGAAGTGATAGACTCTATCGTGGGGGAGCATAGAGCATATCTAGCAAAAGGCTATGAGCAAGGATTTTTGCTTGCCTCTGGACCGCGCAATCCAAAAACAGGCGGAATCATCATTGGGAGATTTCCTAGCCTAGAATCCGTGCAAGAATTTACCAAAAACGACCCATACAATCTAAAAAACGCAGCCACATACAATATCATCGAGTTTAGCCCCGTGCTACACAATGAAGCAATAAATGGATTTTGTGGCAAATAG
- the pyrF gene encoding orotidine-5'-phosphate decarboxylase yields the protein MNLVIALDLDTLEQNLSLIKSLDCISDLKSDFRLSTPKTPKESKIWLKVGLRAFVRDGINGIEAIKKVCDLPIFLDLKIYDIPNTMADAINECAKIGIDMLTIHASAGKRAMQEIMARLDKLDSTKPLIMAVSALTSFSEVEFSEVYHTSIAQAVREFSDSCAKSRIDGMVCSVQECALIKQSHPQLLTLTPAIRPQINQNESNKNNPNKDDQRRVASLQEAHSAGADFIVIGRPIYQSHSPQKALQDILLQMQNL from the coding sequence ATGAATCTTGTAATCGCGCTAGATTTAGATACTTTAGAGCAAAATCTATCGCTTATAAAATCGCTAGATTGCATAAGCGACTTAAAAAGCGATTTTAGGCTTAGCACACCAAAAACACCAAAAGAAAGCAAAATCTGGCTAAAAGTAGGACTTAGGGCGTTTGTGCGTGATGGCATAAATGGCATAGAAGCGATAAAAAAAGTATGTGATTTGCCTATATTTTTGGATTTAAAAATTTATGACATTCCAAACACAATGGCAGATGCTATCAATGAGTGCGCAAAAATCGGCATAGATATGCTGACAATCCACGCAAGTGCTGGCAAAAGAGCTATGCAAGAAATAATGGCAAGGCTAGACAAGCTAGATTCTACAAAACCTCTCATAATGGCAGTTAGCGCACTTACGAGCTTTAGTGAAGTAGAATTTAGTGAAGTGTATCACACTAGCATAGCACAAGCTGTGAGGGAATTTAGCGATTCTTGTGCAAAATCTCGCATAGACGGTATGGTTTGCTCTGTGCAAGAGTGCGCACTTATCAAGCAATCCCACCCGCAGCTACTTACCCTAACTCCCGCCATACGCCCACAAATAAACCAAAATGAGTCAAACAAAAATAACCCAAATAAAGATGACCAAAGACGAGTAGCTAGCTTGCAAGAAGCACATAGCGCAGGAGCGGATTTCATAGTCATAGGTCGTCCTATCTATCAGTCCCACTCACCACAAAAAGCCCTGCAAGACATACTTTTGCAAATGCAAAATCTCTAA
- a CDS encoding DedA family protein yields the protein MNHIIHTIVDAVGSFGYAGIFIMMFLESSFFPFPSEVAMIPAGYLVYRGEMNMYLALLAGAGGSLAGALFNYYLALYFGRGFLLKYGKYFFFTPKTMDKMDSFFQKHGEISTFLGRLIMGVRQYISLPAGLARMNIIKFSFYTTLGATIWISILAVFGYYVGVWFGDDLSISNIVDIFASKASLSEFASIKQNLRYIAFGTLGFVIVVALIYALIYTRKKS from the coding sequence ATGAATCACATTATCCACACTATTGTCGATGCGGTAGGCTCTTTTGGTTACGCAGGGATTTTTATTATGATGTTTTTAGAATCTAGCTTTTTTCCTTTTCCCTCTGAAGTGGCGATGATTCCTGCGGGCTACCTTGTCTATCGTGGAGAGATGAATATGTATCTAGCACTTTTAGCAGGAGCTGGCGGGAGCTTGGCAGGTGCGCTTTTTAACTACTATTTGGCACTTTATTTTGGCAGAGGATTTCTCCTAAAGTATGGCAAATATTTCTTTTTCACCCCAAAAACGATGGATAAAATGGATAGCTTTTTTCAAAAGCACGGCGAGATTAGCACATTTTTGGGCAGGCTCATTATGGGTGTTAGACAATACATTTCCCTACCTGCTGGACTTGCGCGAATGAATATCATCAAATTTAGCTTTTATACAACTTTGGGTGCGACTATTTGGATAAGCATTTTGGCAGTGTTTGGGTATTATGTGGGGGTGTGGTTTGGAGATGATTTAAGCATTAGCAACATTGTAGATATTTTTGCCTCAAAAGCCTCTCTTAGCGAGTTTGCAAGCATAAAGCAAAATTTGCGCTATATCGCATTTGGCACGCTAGGATTTGTCATCGTTGTCGCGCTCATCTACGCGCTTATATACACTCGCAAAAAGAGTTAA
- a CDS encoding UpaP162 family type II restriction enzyme has product MNAYFKNICEAKDKIKAYLDTIYQVSGDELLLELEHYNLLENPNNCIETSTAIGFILEEFITSKLEIYTKKFHSNSDEILIKKISTSSATKYSFDCYGLYKNILFLINIKVQKEGSANNAIAAINRIYKDYVEESIDNINTEKSYLILKTHYGFAKSKNDGERKISIKGTQCYALEEIDFSKGVLKDHRNWSKTFNENSGRLQIPNKWLINHRLKDGEISYNTTKDFLTSIYNGKYNEKR; this is encoded by the coding sequence ATGAATGCTTATTTTAAAAATATTTGCGAAGCAAAAGATAAAATAAAAGCATATTTAGACACGATATATCAAGTGTCAGGCGATGAATTATTGCTTGAACTAGAGCATTATAATTTACTTGAAAATCCAAATAATTGCATTGAGACTTCTACGGCAATCGGCTTTATTTTGGAGGAATTTATCACTTCAAAACTAGAAATTTACACCAAAAAATTTCATAGCAATAGCGATGAAATCCTAATCAAAAAAATATCTACTAGCTCGGCGACAAAATATAGCTTTGATTGCTATGGTTTGTATAAAAATATTTTGTTTTTGATAAATATCAAGGTGCAAAAAGAGGGCTCTGCAAATAACGCAATCGCGGCGATAAATCGTATATATAAGGATTATGTGGAAGAAAGCATAGATAATATCAACACAGAAAAATCCTATCTAATCCTAAAAACTCACTATGGTTTTGCCAAATCAAAAAATGATGGGGAGCGAAAAATCAGCATTAAAGGAACACAATGCTATGCTTTAGAAGAGATTGATTTTAGCAAAGGAGTCCTAAAAGACCATAGAAATTGGAGTAAGACATTTAACGAAAATAGTGGCAGACTTCAAATACCTAATAAGTGGCTAATAAATCATAGATTAAAAGATGGCGAAATCTCTTATAACACGACAAAAGATTTTCTAACAAGTATTTATAATGGCAAATACAATGAAAAAAGATAA
- the panC gene encoding pantoate--beta-alanine ligase, translating to MKARENAKSTKSTDKKGNKKSTLGLVPTMGALHAGHSSLISTSIKQNSHTIVSIFVNPAQFSPSEDLATYPRTIEADIARCEELGASAVFLPQASDMYQSDDEASINPPKSLACVLEGFARPSHFGGVLQVIMKLFWLSCADNAYFGRKDAQQLLVIQKMVKDFFIPISIVPCPIVRDKDGLALSSRNAYLSKEEREIALAIPKAIESMKKHYDEISAKSKNHKVDSKKVPSAKEVLSVGQKVLQNSGVELDYLEACDYELKRTDTLTPDKSIILLAGFVGKTRLLDNLWL from the coding sequence ATAAAAGCTAGAGAAAATGCAAAATCCACAAAAAGCACCGATAAAAAAGGCAACAAAAAATCCACTCTAGGCTTAGTCCCCACTATGGGTGCACTCCACGCTGGACACTCCTCGCTCATATCCACAAGTATCAAGCAAAATTCCCACACAATCGTATCAATATTTGTAAACCCCGCTCAATTCTCACCAAGCGAGGACTTAGCCACCTACCCACGCACGATTGAAGCAGATATAGCTAGGTGTGAGGAGCTAGGAGCAAGTGCTGTGTTTCTCCCACAAGCTAGCGATATGTATCAAAGCGATGATGAAGCAAGCATAAACCCACCAAAATCTCTTGCTTGCGTGCTTGAGGGATTTGCCCGCCCTAGCCATTTTGGTGGAGTGCTACAAGTGATTATGAAACTTTTTTGGCTATCTTGTGCTGATAATGCGTATTTCGGGCGCAAAGATGCCCAGCAGCTTTTAGTCATACAAAAAATGGTAAAGGATTTTTTTATCCCCATTTCTATCGTGCCTTGTCCTATCGTGCGGGATAAAGACGGACTAGCTCTAAGCTCACGCAATGCCTATCTATCCAAAGAAGAGCGTGAAATCGCACTAGCAATCCCAAAAGCGATAGAATCTATGAAAAAACACTATGATGAGATTTCTGCAAAATCAAAAAACCACAAAGTAGATTCCAAAAAAGTGCCTAGTGCAAAAGAAGTTCTTAGCGTGGGGCAAAAAGTGCTACAAAATAGTGGAGTGGAGCTAGACTATCTAGAAGCGTGTGATTATGAGCTAAAAAGGACTGACACGCTCACGCCAGATAAAAGCATAATCTTGCTTGCGGGATTTGTAGGCAAAACTAGACTGCTTGATAATCTATGGCTATAA
- a CDS encoding ArnT family glycosyltransferase produces the protein MPRTQHSHSKDSPKATSQSTLQNTSSTIPRSNPQTLHINSTNSTNPTNALLYALIALLGFILIVRLVSLALYPLMDPTEARYAEMARKILELNDWVVLHYTYEQPFWGKPPLSFWGSAVGMWIFGINEFGARIAPFVASLLVCVLFFAWDFGGKSSNGTNTASSASDFAKRRHILLALASAIILSSSAIGLVSAGAVMTDEFLLICVGLCMVGFWRCVGDCGVANVASKQECGSEKATISKATKTCKTSKNKRLWGYVFFIGVGLGLLAKGPLILVLAGVPLVGFVLLVFLARRFCDCASLRLDFRHFPLFSGSALALLIALPWYVACEARSEGFLEYFIVGEHFKRFLVSGWEGDLYGSAHSRRLGSIWLFFLVAFLPWSVAFVGFLCAFATKIFRQDSSVPNAQKSSEFKALAGVSKRVCNAIFTPLLANNAKSLYLTLWLLTPLAFFTLSRNVLWTYVLPCALPFSILLAQWIFQSGLKKYIWIAPFVIVAGFGAFIATPSADKALAPYHHKDIFAHFSGDSELLYIGLTPSYSAQFYTHAKFDTLHAQSPALEPFREKIYSLKDLKECEDLGASCEISALLSAKKRVSIAIKSSDFASYSEIFTRLAPHFRQVAQSKGIMLLQNF, from the coding sequence ATGCCACGCACGCAACACTCTCACTCCAAAGATTCCCCCAAAGCCACCTCGCAATCCACCTTGCAAAACACTTCTAGCACAATCCCCCGCTCAAATCCACAAACTCTCCACATAAACTCTACCAACTCTACAAACCCCACAAATGCCCTGCTTTACGCGCTTATCGCGCTACTTGGCTTTATCCTCATCGTGCGCTTGGTTAGCCTCGCACTCTACCCGCTTATGGACCCCACAGAGGCACGGTATGCCGAAATGGCGCGAAAGATTTTGGAGCTAAATGATTGGGTGGTGTTGCATTACACCTATGAGCAGCCCTTTTGGGGGAAGCCTCCGCTTAGCTTTTGGGGGAGCGCGGTTGGAATGTGGATTTTTGGGATAAATGAATTTGGTGCGCGAATCGCCCCTTTTGTCGCTAGCTTGCTTGTGTGCGTGCTTTTCTTTGCGTGGGACTTTGGAGGCAAGTCCTCAAATGGCACAAACACCGCAAGTAGCGCAAGCGATTTTGCCAAAAGGCGTCATATCCTGCTAGCCCTTGCAAGCGCAATTATTTTATCAAGCAGTGCGATTGGGCTTGTGAGTGCGGGGGCTGTGATGACTGATGAGTTTTTGCTCATTTGCGTGGGGCTGTGTATGGTGGGATTTTGGCGATGTGTGGGGGATTGTGGCGTGGCAAATGTGGCTAGCAAGCAAGAATGTGGCAGTGAGAAAGCCACAATTTCCAAAGCCACCAAAACTTGCAAAACCTCCAAAAATAAACGCCTTTGGGGCTATGTCTTTTTTATCGGCGTAGGCTTAGGCTTGCTGGCAAAAGGACCGCTTATCCTTGTGCTAGCTGGCGTGCCGCTTGTGGGATTTGTGCTGCTTGTTTTTTTGGCTAGGCGATTTTGTGATTGCGCGAGTTTGCGCCTTGATTTTAGGCATTTTCCGCTTTTTAGCGGGAGTGCGCTCGCCCTGCTTATCGCGCTTCCGTGGTATGTGGCGTGTGAAGCGCGAAGTGAGGGGTTTTTGGAGTATTTTATCGTGGGCGAGCATTTCAAGCGGTTTTTGGTGAGTGGCTGGGAGGGGGATTTATACGGCAGTGCGCACTCTCGTAGGCTTGGGAGTATATGGCTGTTTTTCCTTGTGGCGTTTTTGCCTTGGAGTGTGGCTTTTGTGGGGTTTTTGTGCGCCTTTGCCACTAAAATCTTTAGGCAAGATAGCTCTGTGCCAAACGCGCAAAAAAGTTCAGAATTTAAAGCCTTAGCGGGAGTTAGCAAGCGCGTTTGTAACGCTATCTTTACCCCTCTGCTAGCAAACAACGCCAAAAGCCTTTATCTCACACTTTGGCTTCTTACCCCACTTGCCTTTTTTACCCTCTCGCGCAATGTGCTTTGGACTTATGTGTTGCCTTGCGCGCTTCCATTTAGCATACTGCTTGCGCAGTGGATTTTCCAAAGTGGGCTTAAAAAATACATTTGGATTGCGCCTTTTGTGATTGTCGCGGGATTTGGCGCGTTTATCGCCACGCCTAGCGCGGATAAGGCACTTGCGCCCTATCATCACAAGGATATTTTTGCGCACTTTAGCGGGGATAGTGAGCTCTTATATATCGGGCTTACTCCCTCATATAGTGCGCAGTTTTATACCCACGCCAAATTTGACACACTGCACGCGCAAAGCCCTGCGCTAGAGCCTTTTAGGGAGAAAATCTACTCGCTAAAAGACTTAAAAGAGTGCGAGGATTTGGGGGCTAGCTGTGAGATTTCAGCCCTGCTTAGCGCAAAAAAGCGCGTAAGTATCGCTATAAAATCAAGTGATTTTGCTTCATATAGCGAGATTTTTACTCGCCTTGCCCCGCACTTTAGGCAAGTTGCACAATCCAAAGGCATAATGCTTTTGCAAAATTTCTAA
- a CDS encoding peroxiredoxin, translating into MLVTRKAPDFNAPAVLANNQIVESFELSKNLGKNGAVVFFWPKDFTFVCPSEILAMDHRVKDFAEKGFNVIGVSIDSDVVHFAWKNTPVDQGGIGNVSFPMVSDITKQISRDYDVLVNGAVALRGSFLIDKDQIIRHAVINDLPLGRNMDEMLRMADALLFVQEHGEVCPAGWQKGQAGMKPTADGVKDYLKNNASKL; encoded by the coding sequence ATGTTAGTTACAAGAAAAGCACCTGATTTCAATGCACCAGCGGTGCTAGCAAACAATCAAATCGTAGAAAGCTTCGAGCTTAGCAAAAATCTAGGCAAAAATGGCGCGGTAGTGTTCTTTTGGCCAAAAGATTTTACTTTTGTATGTCCTAGTGAGATTTTGGCTATGGACCACCGCGTGAAAGATTTTGCCGAAAAGGGATTTAATGTCATCGGAGTGTCTATTGACTCTGATGTCGTGCATTTCGCGTGGAAAAACACACCCGTAGACCAAGGTGGCATCGGCAATGTCAGCTTCCCTATGGTATCTGACATCACTAAGCAAATTTCTCGCGACTATGATGTCCTAGTAAACGGAGCGGTGGCACTTCGCGGCAGCTTCCTAATCGACAAAGACCAAATCATTCGCCACGCGGTTATCAATGATTTGCCACTTGGACGAAATATGGACGAAATGCTACGAATGGCTGATGCGCTATTATTTGTCCAAGAGCACGGAGAAGTGTGCCCAGCAGGCTGGCAAAAAGGGCAAGCAGGTATGAAGCCCACAGCTGATGGCGTAAAAGATTACCTAAAAAACAACGCTAGCAAGCTATAA